Proteins co-encoded in one Arthrobacter sp. ERGS1:01 genomic window:
- a CDS encoding inositol monophosphatase family protein: MSQNVTVDELLEVALRAAAAGASVLAARDASAFGATEKSSDADWVTAFDVAAERAVRAVIEDARPHDVITGEELAPALPAEPSGYRWSLDPLDGTMNFIRNIAYYGTSVAVMGPDGDWLAGVVDAPALRRTYFASRGGGAWLDETRADGVQSVRQLTGPRDARGGTLLSTALTYEPAVRRRLVSELDARMDHFGDFRRLGSAALELCAVAEGGVDAYLEYGLFEHDFAAGGLIAEEAGAWVHRPVLSSAMNGLPTREEVLSVWTGACVPGLEGGFAPAE; encoded by the coding sequence ATGAGCCAGAACGTGACCGTGGACGAATTGTTGGAGGTGGCGCTGCGCGCGGCCGCTGCCGGGGCCTCCGTGCTGGCAGCCCGCGACGCATCAGCCTTTGGTGCCACGGAGAAGTCCTCCGACGCCGACTGGGTCACCGCGTTCGACGTGGCCGCCGAGCGCGCCGTCCGGGCCGTGATCGAGGACGCCCGCCCGCACGACGTCATCACGGGCGAGGAACTGGCGCCGGCGCTCCCGGCCGAACCCTCCGGGTACCGGTGGAGCCTTGACCCGCTGGACGGCACCATGAACTTCATCCGCAACATCGCCTACTACGGCACCTCCGTGGCCGTGATGGGGCCCGACGGCGACTGGCTGGCCGGCGTCGTCGACGCACCGGCCCTGCGGCGCACCTATTTTGCCTCCCGCGGCGGCGGCGCCTGGCTGGACGAGACCCGCGCCGACGGCGTGCAGTCCGTGCGGCAGCTCACCGGCCCCAGGGACGCCCGCGGCGGCACCCTGCTGTCGACGGCATTGACGTACGAGCCTGCCGTGCGGCGCCGGCTGGTGTCGGAGCTGGATGCCCGCATGGACCACTTTGGCGACTTCCGCCGGCTCGGTTCGGCAGCCCTTGAACTGTGCGCCGTGGCCGAGGGCGGCGTGGACGCGTACCTGGAGTACGGGCTCTTTGAACATGACTTTGCCGCCGGCGGGCTCATCGCCGAGGAGGCCGGAGCCTGGGTCCACCGGCCCGTTTTGAGCTCGGCCATGAACGGCCTGCCCACCCGTGAGGAGGTCCTCTCCGTCTGGACCGGCGCCTGCGTGCCCGGCCTGGAAGGCGGCTTCGCCCCGGCCGAGTGA
- a CDS encoding DMT family transporter: MPTPKMAGNWPLLQFVILAFVWGASFLFIAIGLEGMSPAQVVLGRLCAGAAALAVVCLVTRRKLPSEPVVWAHLAVVSVLLCVAPFLLFSWAEQSIASGLASIYNATTPLMTTLVALVALPQERPTRARLLGLIAGFAGVLLVLGPWRLVGGGSVAGQLACLLATACYGMGFVYLRRFVSPRGLSSLAVATVQVGLGAVIMLAMAPWIATTPVHLTPRIVAAILVLGVAGTGLAYVWNTNLVAAWGAANASTVTYLTPVVGVSLGVLVLSEPVTWNQPLGALVVVAGIAISQGRLAGLTQGLRGRRSRRGSAAAGPGTADAE; the protein is encoded by the coding sequence ATGCCCACCCCCAAAATGGCCGGCAACTGGCCGTTGCTGCAGTTCGTGATCCTGGCCTTCGTCTGGGGTGCCAGCTTCCTGTTCATCGCGATCGGGCTGGAGGGAATGTCGCCGGCACAGGTGGTGCTGGGCCGGCTGTGTGCCGGCGCCGCGGCCCTCGCCGTCGTCTGCCTCGTGACCCGCAGGAAGCTGCCCTCCGAACCGGTTGTCTGGGCGCATTTGGCAGTCGTCTCCGTGCTACTGTGCGTGGCCCCGTTCCTGCTGTTTTCCTGGGCGGAGCAAAGCATCGCCTCGGGACTGGCCAGCATCTACAACGCCACGACGCCGCTCATGACGACGCTCGTGGCCCTTGTGGCCTTGCCCCAGGAAAGGCCCACCAGGGCCCGCCTGCTGGGTCTGATCGCCGGTTTCGCGGGCGTGCTGCTGGTCCTGGGCCCGTGGCGCCTGGTGGGCGGGGGATCCGTTGCCGGCCAGCTTGCCTGCCTGCTCGCCACGGCCTGCTACGGCATGGGATTCGTGTACCTTCGCCGCTTCGTTTCCCCGCGGGGCTTGTCCTCGCTCGCCGTCGCCACGGTGCAGGTGGGGTTGGGCGCGGTGATCATGCTTGCCATGGCGCCATGGATCGCCACCACCCCCGTCCACCTCACGCCGCGGATCGTCGCCGCAATCCTGGTCCTGGGCGTGGCCGGCACGGGCCTGGCCTACGTGTGGAACACCAACCTGGTGGCCGCCTGGGGCGCCGCCAACGCGTCGACCGTGACCTACCTGACGCCCGTGGTCGGGGTCAGCCTCGGCGTACTGGTCCTGTCCGAGCCGGTGACCTGGAATCAGCCCCTCGGGGCACTCGTCGTGGTGGCCGGCATCGCCATCAGCCAGGGCAGGCTGGCCGGCCTCACGCAGGGCCTGCGCGGCCGGCGGTCCCGGCGCGGCAGCGCCGCCGCGGGCCCCGGCACGGCAGACGCCGAGTAA